In Erythrolamprus reginae isolate rEryReg1 chromosome 10, rEryReg1.hap1, whole genome shotgun sequence, one DNA window encodes the following:
- the STRA6 gene encoding receptor for retinol uptake STRA6: MSSQELLTDELALTGNYADEDNWYIYEQMGNPNDMASGINPDCQLTIPFDLYHCGMAPVSLVILLILSLLVKRKKLYPDFWNGAPGLLSPMNFLEETQNKGLAIAVFGILFSSLCVLLLDKDPLPFISNSYIQNREYWKMLALFYYPAFYYPLLACATVRRRVGYLLGCLLSWCHCVFYIWQKVECPQSSKIYRYYSLLSYLPIILCLVMLSLWYPMKLAESFRRDGKMAAEKDPGSSYYEEYLKHILAKRTPKKSINGVKPSIRSRLRAYLRTFVYTPQEGFQMPLKLALSLAMAVIAVYQVSLLLLASFIPNIQIIRAGMTKEMTALFVQFGLIPSEKPANIPGDKELATAKHYIWSLEVCFISSLVLSCLVTFCMLMKSLGNHRTNLQCLYRGAVGKVFHRSCKLQPSQQSLVCWMQYTGFQISFACLALLIQHIVFFICIVCFAFLIVIPLQSGSNMYLFKIVVSLWPFWLTLVVSFIAQNLLVRYYFLERDHLPRELTNRRVFYIVTYMFFPVNVLLGLMAGIWRVVISALYNLVHFCQLDGSLLSRGVESFDPGYRTYCQYLKIEVSQSHPAMKAFCLLLLHWHGAQNMQTLQLRDAEEGIKLMKTTSSSPKPSKGQQSRVRWRLAYTLLNNPSLLPYRKGALVDATANGTKAILNKP, from the exons CATGGCTTCTGGCATTAATCCCGATTGCCAACTGACCATCCCATTCGACCTCTATCACTGCGGCATGGCTCCCGTTTCT CTAGTCATACTCTTGATTCTCTCGCTGTTGGTGAAAAGGAAGAAACTCTACCCGGATTTTTGGAATGGAGCACCTGGACTATTGAG CCCTATGAATTTCTTGGAAGAAACGCAGAACAAAGGATTGGCCATTGCCGTTTTTGGCATCCTCTTCTCTTCGTTGTGTGTTCTGCTACTGGATAAGGACCCCCTGCCTTTCATCTCCAACTCTTACATACAGAATCGAG AGTACTGGAAGATGCTGGCTTTGTTCTACTACCCTGCCTTCTACTATCCTTTACTGGCATGTGCTACGGTTCGGCGCAGAGTTGGATACCTGCTTGGCTGCCTTCTGTCCTGGTGTCACTGTGTGTTCTACATCTGGCAGAAGGTGGAATGTCCTCAGTCATCTAAg aTCTACAGATATTATTCCCTGCTTTCTTACCTGCCGATCATTCTGTGCCTCGTCATGCTGAGCCTTTGGTACCCCATGAAACTGGCCGAGAGCTTCAGAAGGGACGGCAAGATGGCGGCGGAGAAG GATCCAGGAAGCAGCTATTATGAAGAATATTTGAAGCACATCCTGGCTAAAAGAACACCCAAGAAGAG CATCAACGGAGTGAAGCCGAGCATACGTTCGAGACTCCGAGCCTACCTGCGTACATTTGTCTACACACCCCAAGAAG GCTTCCAGATGCCATTGAAGCTGGCCCTCTCTCTAGCCATGGCTGTGATAGCTGTCTATCAG GTGTCTCTTCTTCTGCTTGCCTCCTTCATCCCCAACATCCAGATCATAAGAGCAGGGATGACGAAAGAAATGACCGCCCTCTTTGTCCAGTTTGGTCTAATTCCTTCTGAAAAGCCGGCCAATATTCCCGGAGACAAAGAGTTGGCAACCGCTAAGCACTACATCTGGTCTTTGGAAG tgtgcttcaTCTCTTCTCTGGTCCTCTCTTGCCTGGTGACTTTCTGCATGTTAATGAAGTCCTTGGGAAACCATAG GACCAACCTCCAGTGTCTCTACCGAGGGGCTGTCGGAAAGGTTTTCCATCGTTCCTGCAAACTCCAACCTTCCCAGCAATCCCTCGTGTGCTGGATGCAATACACGGGGTTCCAGATCTCCTTTGCCTGCCTAG CTCTGCTCATCCAACACATTGTCTTCTTCATTTGCATCGTGTGTTTCGCCTTCCTGATAGTTATCCCGTTGCAGTCCGGAAGCAACATGTATCTTTTCAAAATCGTTGTGAGCTTGTG GCCCTTTTGGTTGACCTTGGTTGTGTCATTCATTGCCCAGAATCTGCTGGTCCGCTACTACTTTCTGGAACGGGACCATCTACCTAGAGAGTTGACCAACAG GCGAGTGTTTTACATTGTGACGTACATGTTTTTCCCGGTCAATGTGCTCCTGGGCTTAATGGCAGGGATCTGGAGAGTGGTGATCTCGGCCCTTTATAACCTTGTTCACTTCTGCCAATTGGATGGGTCTCTGCTGAGCCGTGGGGTGGAGAGCTTCGATCCAG GCTACCGTACCTACTGCCAATATTTGAAAATCGAGGTCAGCCAATCACACCCGGCAATGAAAGCCTTTTGCCTCTTGCTTCTCCATTGGCACGGGGCCCAAAATATGCAGACCCTCCAACTCAGAGACGCAGAAGAAG GAATCAAACTCATGAAGACCACCAGTTCATCCCCCAAACCATCAAAGGGCCAGCAGAGCCGGGTCCGATGGCGCCTGGCCTACACCCTCCTCAACAACCCTTCCCTGCTGCCCTATCGCAAAGGGGCCCTGGTGGATGCGACGGCTAATGGGACCAAAGCCATCCTCAACAAGCCTTGA
- the LOC139173092 gene encoding immunoglobulin superfamily containing leucine-rich repeat protein-like, which yields MFIELSLLKRRKRADRRACKKLNGKKAMDPFTCLLIALLFVGIQGCPEVCRCVAKQKYERYVADCSYQDLPAVPRDFSFNTTTLTLSVNHIAALGEESFANTAKLQGLWLSYNQIGTIAEGAFASLVHLRALDLSHNQITDFPWGDLSNLTSLQLLKLSNNHLEKIPPEAFRSLKDLRSLWLSDNRLATLSDGTFGSMPRLAQLQINNNPFDCTCKIWWLDRWLQSTPVSIPEKKSVTCATPEKQRGLVLGRSSKLDCALPSVQLVYHSSLGVSKLKDGLTLLLQCNAAGKPPPRIRWKIQTADQYVAIDGPNVEREEDLLRDPAGSSSQSRGRFLVFKNGSMAVTKFNKASEGVYTCQAYNDVGSQEAFVHVALFDAEKPATFLKNHLQASKNPNKTCDLKDALMGEENVKFVYLAPTGPKILASGGTQSQRGLGSLLMLCLLARYS from the coding sequence CTAAATGGGAAGAAAGCAATGGATCCCTTCACCTGCTTACTAATCGCGCTGCTCTTCGTGGGGATTCAGGGCTGCCCGGAGGTTTGTCGTTGTGTAGCAAAGCAGAAATACGAGCGATATGTTGCTGACTGTTCTTATCAAGATCTCCCGGCAGTCCCTCGGGACTTCTCCTTCAACACCACCACCCTCACCCTGTCCGTCAACCACATCGCGGCGCTGGGGGAAGAATCCTTCGCCAACACGGCCAAACTGCAGGGCTTGTGGCTCTCCTACAATCAAATTGGCACCATCGCCGAGGGCGCCTTCGCTTCTCTGGTGCACCTCCGAGCTCTTGACCTCAGCCACAACCAGATTACGGATTTCCCCTGGGGAGACCTATCCAACCTGACGTCTCTGCAACTGCTGAAGCTCAGCAACAACCATCTGGAGAAGATTCCTCCAGAAGCCTTTCGGTCCCTTAAGGATCTTCGTTCTCTCTGGCTCAGTGACAATCGGCTGGCCACCCTTTCGGACGGGACCTTTGGTTCCATGCCCCGGTTAGCTCAGCTGCAAATCAACAACAACCCCTTTGACTGCACCTGTAAAATTTGGTGGTTGGACCGATGGCTGCAGAGCACGCCGGTTTCCATTCCCGAGAAGAAATCCGTTACTTGTGCCACTCCAGAAAAACAGAGAGGTCTTGTTCTTGGGAGGTCCTCGAAGCTAGACTGCGCCCTTCCGTCCGTGCAGTTGGTCTACCATTCCAGCTTGGGGGTCAGCAAGTTGAAGGATGGGCTTACCCTTCTATTGCAGTGCAATGCTGCGGGTAAACCCCCCCCGAGGATCAGATGGAAAATCCAGACAGCCGATCAATACGTGGCCATTGATGGGCCCAACGTCGAAAGAGAAGAGGATTTATTACGTGACCCTGCAGGTTCCTCCTCGCAGAGCAGGGGTCGCTTCCTGGTCTTCAAAAATGGATCCATGGCGGTCACCAAATTCAACAAGGCCAGCGAAGGCGTTTATACCTGCCAGGCTTACAACGATGTCGGTTCTCAGGAGGCGTTTGTCCACGTGGCTTTGTTCGACGCTGAGAAGCCCGCCACGTTCCTCAAGAACCATCTGCAAGCCAGCAAGAATCCGAACAAAACTTGTGACCTCAAAGATGCCCTGATGGGTGAAGAGAATGTGAAGTTTGTCTATTTGGCTCCTACCGGGCCAAAGATACTTGCCAGTGGAGGAACTCAAAGCCAACGGGGTTTGGGGAGTTTATTGATGCTCTGCTTGCTTGCCCGTTACAGCTAA